The following coding sequences lie in one Methanothermobacter sp. MT-2 genomic window:
- a CDS encoding replication factor C large subunit codes for MSWTEKYRPKTFKEMAGNKKAIEEIKEWIKAWKEEGPQPPLLLIGPPGTGKTTLAHIIGSHFSDKLELNASDKRSYDALINIIGETSTTKSLFNNNLKLIILDEVDGIHGNEDRGGVRAVKKIIKESKHPIVLTANDPYSKKLQTIKPSCRVINIRKAHPNSIVAYLKKICKEEGIEADPKILRELAKRSHGDLRSAINDLEAIARGEKKIGAELLEAGEKDTFPSLFDAIRAILKSKNIRHIKEAMQIDEDPQLLLEFTAENIPREYEKPHEIKKAYDHISRADIFFGRATQTRDYIYWRYASDHIGVGVALSKDETYRKFTRYAGPGSFQLLGRTRAKRQLIEDLAEKISKKLHISKRVAISTFPYLQIILEDEKTAQETKRYLELTSEEFKILRGKRKPRKSKKTKTEKVEKEDPPKQKEKQTTLLQFK; via the coding sequence ATGTCATGGACCGAAAAATACCGGCCAAAAACATTCAAAGAAATGGCCGGTAACAAAAAGGCCATAGAAGAAATAAAAGAATGGATCAAAGCCTGGAAAGAGGAAGGCCCGCAACCCCCACTCCTATTAATAGGACCGCCAGGAACAGGGAAAACAACACTGGCCCATATCATAGGATCCCACTTCTCTGATAAATTAGAACTTAACGCCAGCGACAAAAGATCATATGACGCCCTCATAAACATTATAGGGGAAACATCAACCACCAAATCATTATTCAATAATAACCTCAAGCTAATCATACTTGACGAAGTTGATGGTATACACGGAAACGAAGACCGCGGAGGAGTGCGCGCAGTAAAAAAAATAATAAAAGAATCAAAACATCCAATAGTCTTAACAGCCAACGACCCTTATAGCAAAAAACTACAAACCATAAAACCATCTTGTAGAGTCATCAACATTAGAAAGGCACATCCAAACTCAATAGTAGCATACCTTAAAAAAATCTGCAAAGAAGAAGGCATAGAAGCAGACCCAAAAATCCTAAGAGAACTCGCCAAAAGGTCACACGGAGACCTAAGATCCGCAATAAATGACCTTGAAGCCATAGCACGAGGAGAAAAAAAGATAGGAGCAGAACTCCTAGAAGCTGGTGAAAAAGATACATTCCCCAGCCTATTCGACGCTATAAGAGCCATCTTAAAAAGCAAAAACATTAGACATATAAAAGAGGCCATGCAAATCGACGAAGACCCCCAACTACTACTTGAATTCACAGCAGAGAACATCCCAAGGGAATATGAGAAACCACATGAGATAAAAAAAGCCTATGACCACATAAGCCGTGCAGACATATTCTTCGGAAGAGCAACACAAACAAGAGACTACATATACTGGCGCTATGCATCAGACCATATAGGAGTCGGAGTAGCACTATCAAAGGATGAAACATATAGGAAATTCACAAGATACGCAGGTCCGGGATCATTCCAACTCCTCGGAAGAACAAGAGCTAAACGCCAACTCATAGAAGACCTAGCAGAAAAAATCTCAAAAAAACTACACATATCAAAAAGAGTAGCCATATCAACATTCCCATATCTTCAGATCATCCTAGAAGATGAAAAAACCGCCCAGGAAACCAAAAGGTATCTGGAATTAACAAGTGAAGAATTCAAGATCCTCAGAGGAAAAAGAAAACCGCGGAAAAGCAAAAAAACAAAAACCGAGAAAGTGGAAAAAGAAGACCCCCCAAAACAAAAAGAAAAACAGACAACACTCCTACAATTCAAATAA
- a CDS encoding replication factor C, small subunit — MEGPWIEKYRPKTLEEIVGQEHIIPRLKRYVEQKSMPNLMFTGPAGVGKTTAALALAKEILGENWRQNFLELNASDARGIDTVRTNIKNFCRLKPIGAPFRIIFLDEVDNMTKDAQHALRREMEMYTKTAAFILSCNYSSRIIEPLQSRCAIFRFLPLKGHQIKERLEHIAKNEKLEYETTALDIIAYFAEGDLRKAINILQAAASLQEKISEDTIYEVISRARPKDVRRMIKTAIEGQFMDARNILREIMILQGVSGEDMIDQIYQEISRLAMEGSLEPETYIKFIDSIGEYDFRIREGANPRIQLEALLTTFLKE; from the coding sequence TTGGAAGGACCATGGATAGAAAAATACCGGCCAAAAACATTAGAAGAAATAGTAGGACAAGAACACATCATACCAAGACTAAAACGTTACGTTGAACAGAAAAGCATGCCCAACCTCATGTTCACAGGACCCGCAGGCGTCGGCAAAACAACAGCAGCCCTAGCACTAGCCAAGGAAATACTAGGAGAAAATTGGAGACAAAACTTCCTAGAACTCAACGCATCCGACGCAAGAGGAATAGACACAGTAAGAACCAACATCAAAAACTTCTGCCGCCTAAAACCAATAGGCGCACCCTTCAGGATAATATTCCTAGACGAAGTAGATAACATGACAAAAGACGCACAACACGCCCTCAGAAGAGAAATGGAAATGTACACAAAAACAGCAGCATTCATACTCTCATGCAACTACTCCTCGAGGATAATAGAACCACTACAATCAAGATGTGCAATATTCCGATTCCTACCACTCAAAGGCCACCAAATAAAAGAAAGACTAGAACACATCGCAAAAAACGAAAAACTAGAATACGAAACAACAGCCCTAGACATCATAGCATATTTTGCAGAAGGAGACCTTAGAAAGGCCATAAACATACTACAAGCCGCAGCATCACTACAAGAAAAAATAAGCGAAGACACGATATACGAGGTAATATCAAGAGCCAGGCCAAAAGACGTTCGAAGAATGATAAAAACAGCCATAGAAGGACAGTTCATGGACGCCAGGAACATATTAAGAGAGATCATGATCCTACAAGGAGTAAGCGGCGAAGACATGATAGACCAAATATACCAGGAAATATCAAGACTCGCCATGGAAGGATCACTAGAACCCGAAACCTACATAAAATTTATCGATTCCATCGGAGAATACGACTTCAGGATAAGAGAAGGTGCAAACCCCCGAATACAACTAGAAGCCCTCCTCACAACATTCCTAAAAGAATAA